Proteins encoded by one window of Acidimicrobiales bacterium:
- the tal gene encoding transaldolase, giving the protein MTKLHDLYERCGQSAWIDDLKRSYLTSGELARLIDQGVRGVTSNPTIMAKAIEGGSDYDEQFERLVRAGVPVEDVYWELVIEDVVGALDAFRPLYDASGGTDGFVSVEVAPDLAHDTAGTIAAARRLHERIGRPNLLVKIPATPEGIPAIEEMIAEGRSTNVTLIFSLERYHAVIDAYLAGLRRLVAAGGDPGRVASVASFFVSRVDTEVDRRLEAVAASADEETARRAHALRGTVALAQARAAYELFRHAFDAPAFADLAGRGARVQRPLWASTSTKNPAYPDLLYVDGLIGPDTVNTMPLATLEAFLDHGTVERTVDTDLPAAHAALAEAGALGLDLREITDLLEQEGVAAFAKSFDGLLDDLRAKAAALGARS; this is encoded by the coding sequence ATGACGAAGCTCCACGATCTGTACGAGCGCTGCGGCCAGAGCGCCTGGATCGACGACCTGAAGCGCAGCTACCTGACGAGCGGCGAGCTCGCCCGACTCATCGACCAGGGCGTCCGGGGGGTCACGTCGAACCCGACGATCATGGCGAAGGCGATCGAGGGAGGCAGCGACTACGACGAGCAGTTCGAGCGGCTCGTACGCGCCGGCGTGCCGGTCGAGGACGTCTACTGGGAGCTCGTCATCGAGGACGTCGTCGGGGCGCTCGACGCCTTCCGCCCGCTCTACGACGCCTCGGGCGGCACGGACGGCTTCGTCTCGGTCGAGGTGGCGCCGGACCTGGCGCACGACACCGCCGGCACGATCGCGGCGGCGCGCCGGCTCCACGAGCGCATCGGCCGGCCGAACCTGCTCGTCAAGATCCCGGCGACGCCCGAGGGGATACCGGCCATCGAGGAGATGATCGCCGAGGGGCGCAGCACCAACGTGACGCTGATCTTCTCCCTCGAGCGCTACCACGCCGTGATCGACGCCTACCTCGCCGGCCTGCGGCGCCTCGTCGCGGCGGGCGGCGACCCGGGCCGCGTCGCCTCGGTCGCCTCCTTCTTCGTGAGCCGGGTCGACACCGAGGTCGACCGGCGGCTCGAGGCCGTCGCCGCAAGCGCAGACGAGGAGACGGCGCGCCGTGCTCACGCGCTCCGGGGCACCGTCGCCCTCGCCCAGGCACGCGCCGCCTACGAGCTGTTCCGACACGCCTTCGACGCGCCGGCCTTCGCCGACCTGGCAGGGCGGGGCGCGCGCGTGCAGCGCCCGCTGTGGGCGTCGACCTCGACGAAGAACCCCGCCTACCCCGACCTGCTCTACGTCGACGGCCTCATCGGCCCCGACACGGTGAACACGATGCCCCTCGCCACCCTCGAGGCCTTCCTCGACCACGGGACCGTCGAGCGCACGGTGGACACGGACCTCCCGGCGGCGCACGCCGCCCTCGCCGAGGCCGGTGCCCTCGGCCTCGACCTGCGAGAGATCACCGACCTCCTCGAGCAGGAGGGTGTCGCCGCCTTCGCGAAGTCCTTCGACGGGCTCCTCGACGACCTCCGGGCGAAGGCCGCAGCCCTCGGCGCTCGGAGCTGA
- a CDS encoding fatty acid desaturase: MPEALLAVLVGCAVCEVALFATTVYLHRTVAHRALRLAPWARFAFRFVIWVTTGIKPREWAAVHRRHHAFTDVEGDPHSPVLLGFWKVQLGNPVLYRRAARDGETVGLYARDVPRDRLDRFLFDHAFLGLGIGIAVLCLSLGWAYGLLAAGVHAVAYLMLNAAINAIGHVRGKRTYDNTAGNNQWLAWLTGGEGLHNNHHAAPTTARLAHRRGELDPGWWAIRLLVALRSASVRLEQPRLVSGLVGAAAPR, encoded by the coding sequence GTGCCCGAGGCCCTCCTCGCCGTCCTCGTCGGTTGCGCCGTGTGCGAGGTCGCGCTCTTCGCCACGACCGTCTACCTGCACCGCACCGTGGCGCACCGCGCCCTGCGGCTCGCCCCGTGGGCGAGGTTCGCCTTCCGCTTCGTCATCTGGGTGACGACCGGGATCAAGCCGCGCGAGTGGGCGGCCGTGCACCGCCGCCACCACGCCTTCACCGACGTCGAGGGGGACCCGCACTCCCCGGTGCTCCTCGGATTCTGGAAGGTGCAGCTCGGCAACCCCGTCCTCTACCGGCGCGCGGCGCGCGACGGCGAGACCGTGGGCCTGTACGCGCGAGACGTGCCCCGCGACCGCCTCGACCGGTTCCTGTTCGACCACGCCTTCCTCGGCCTCGGCATCGGCATCGCCGTCCTGTGCCTGAGCCTCGGCTGGGCCTACGGGCTGCTCGCGGCCGGCGTGCACGCTGTCGCCTACCTCATGCTGAACGCCGCGATCAACGCCATCGGCCACGTGCGCGGCAAGAGGACCTACGACAACACGGCGGGCAACAACCAGTGGCTCGCCTGGCTCACCGGGGGCGAGGGCCTCCACAACAACCACCACGCCGCGCCGACGACCGCCCGCCTCGCGCACCGGCGCGGGGAGCTCGACCCCGGGTGGTGGGCGATCCGCCTGCTCGTGGCGCTGCGCTCGGCGAGCGTCCGCCTCGAGCAGCCCCGCCTCGTGTCGGGCCTCGTCGGGGCCGCCGCGCCTCGCTGA
- a CDS encoding tRNA (adenine-N1)-methyltransferase: MSAGASPGVARGPLAAGERVLLLDRKGRTYLVRLTVGGAFQSHAGVVSHDEVIGREEGCEVTARRRAEARGGASGRFVVLRPTLSDVVVKMPRGAQVIYPKDLGAIVVAADLFPGVRVLEAGVGSGALSLAALRAGCEVVGYEVRPDFAARARANVADVLGDAPYRVEERDVYEGIEERDLDRVLLDLPEPWRVVGHAAAALRPGGILCAYLPTINQTAALRLELARAPFVRAETIEVLHRSWHVEGRSVRPDHRMVAHTGFITTARRALDEAPGGAEGPGDQAAPAERWPTAR; the protein is encoded by the coding sequence GTGAGCGCCGGTGCGTCGCCGGGGGTCGCCCGGGGGCCGCTCGCCGCGGGGGAGCGTGTCCTCCTCCTCGACCGGAAGGGCCGCACCTACCTCGTCAGGCTCACCGTCGGTGGCGCGTTCCAGTCGCACGCCGGCGTCGTCTCCCACGACGAGGTGATCGGGCGCGAGGAGGGGTGCGAGGTGACCGCCCGCCGGCGTGCCGAGGCGCGGGGCGGCGCGTCGGGTCGCTTCGTCGTGCTGCGCCCGACGCTCTCGGATGTGGTGGTGAAGATGCCGCGCGGCGCGCAGGTCATCTACCCGAAGGACCTCGGGGCGATCGTGGTCGCCGCTGACCTCTTCCCCGGGGTGCGCGTCCTCGAGGCCGGCGTGGGCTCGGGGGCGCTCTCCCTCGCGGCGCTGCGGGCGGGCTGCGAGGTCGTTGGCTACGAGGTGCGCCCCGACTTCGCGGCGCGTGCTCGGGCGAACGTCGCTGACGTGCTCGGCGACGCCCCCTACCGGGTCGAGGAGCGCGACGTCTACGAGGGGATCGAAGAGCGGGATCTCGACCGGGTGCTGCTCGACCTGCCCGAGCCGTGGCGCGTCGTGGGTCACGCAGCTGCGGCGCTGCGACCAGGCGGGATCCTCTGCGCCTACCTGCCGACCATCAACCAGACAGCGGCGCTGCGGCTCGAGCTCGCCCGCGCGCCCTTCGTGCGAGCCGAGACCATCGAGGTCCTGCACCGAAGCTGGCACGTCGAGGGGCGCTCCGTTCGACCGGACCACCGCATGGTGGCCCACACGGGCTTCATCACGACGGCACGCCGAGCTCTCGACGAGGCGCCCGGGGGCGCGGAGGGTCCCGGTGACCAGGCGGCGCCTGCCGAGCGATGGCCTACTGCTCGATGA
- a CDS encoding ferredoxin, whose amino-acid sequence MKVWIDQDLCTGDGLCEEICPSVFTLQEDGLAYVKDGDKVMNDPGGAQGMVVVPEGLEDAVSEAAEECPGECIFIEQ is encoded by the coding sequence ATGAAGGTCTGGATCGACCAGGATCTGTGCACGGGGGACGGTCTCTGCGAGGAGATCTGCCCGAGCGTGTTCACCCTCCAGGAGGACGGCCTCGCCTACGTGAAGGACGGCGACAAGGTGATGAACGACCCCGGCGGTGCCCAGGGGATGGTCGTCGTGCCCGAGGGCCTCGAGGACGCGGTGAGCGAGGCGGCCGAGGAGTGCCCCGGCGAGTGCATCTTCATCGAGCAGTAG
- the arc gene encoding proteasome ATPase yields MLPTMDEETREELQRRVEAAEAEIAELRHRLHEAPQRVRVLEERLLEVNGQLAQALSQNEKLTFTLQQSKENIAALREEVDKLTQPPNAYGTFLQANEDDTVDVFASGRKMRVNVHPSIDVSRLRRGQEVVLNESFNVVLVRDLDRSGEVVTISEILDDGRRALVVGRGDEERVAQLAEDLVGTKLRAGDSVLMDPRSELLLEKLPRPEIEEVILEEVPDITYADIGGLDRQIEAIMDAVELPFLHRDLFAEHHLPAPKGVLLYGPPGCGKTLIAKAVANSLAKKVAERTNNRNARSYFLNIKGPELLNKYVGETERQIRLVFQRAREKAEEGVPVIVFFDEMDSLFRTRGTGISSDIESTIVPQLLAEIDGVEALRDVIVIGASNREDLIDPAILRPGRLDVKIKIERPDEAAAQQIFARYLTADLPLDASEVASLGGGDPAKAVQVMIERTVQEMYRADDANRFLEVTYQNGDKEVLYFKDFASGAMIENIVRRAKKLAIKRTLAGNGRGIRLEDLLESIKQEYKENEDLPNTTNPDDWAKISGKKGERIVYVRTIFDHGDNKPSGRAIERVGTGQYL; encoded by the coding sequence GTGCTCCCGACGATGGACGAGGAGACGAGAGAGGAGCTCCAGCGCCGCGTCGAGGCAGCCGAGGCCGAGATCGCGGAGCTCCGCCACCGGCTGCACGAGGCGCCCCAGCGGGTCCGGGTGCTCGAGGAGCGGCTCCTCGAGGTGAACGGGCAGCTCGCCCAGGCGCTCTCCCAGAACGAGAAGCTCACCTTCACGCTGCAGCAGTCGAAGGAGAACATCGCCGCGCTGCGCGAGGAGGTCGACAAGCTCACCCAGCCGCCGAACGCGTACGGCACGTTCCTGCAGGCCAACGAGGACGACACCGTCGACGTCTTCGCCTCGGGCCGCAAGATGCGGGTGAACGTGCACCCGAGCATCGACGTGTCCCGCCTTCGGCGCGGGCAGGAGGTGGTGCTCAACGAGTCGTTCAACGTGGTCCTCGTGCGGGACCTCGATCGCTCCGGCGAGGTCGTGACGATCTCCGAGATCCTCGACGACGGGCGACGGGCGCTCGTCGTCGGCCGGGGCGACGAGGAGCGGGTGGCCCAGCTCGCCGAGGACCTGGTCGGCACGAAGCTGCGCGCGGGCGACAGCGTGCTCATGGACCCGCGCAGCGAGCTCCTGCTCGAGAAGCTGCCCCGTCCGGAGATCGAGGAGGTCATCCTCGAGGAGGTCCCCGACATCACCTACGCGGACATCGGCGGTCTCGACCGGCAGATCGAGGCGATCATGGACGCGGTCGAGCTCCCGTTCCTGCACCGGGACCTGTTCGCCGAGCACCACCTCCCGGCCCCGAAGGGCGTCCTGCTCTACGGTCCGCCGGGTTGCGGCAAGACGCTCATCGCCAAGGCGGTCGCGAACTCGCTCGCGAAGAAGGTCGCCGAACGCACCAACAACCGGAACGCCCGCAGCTACTTCCTCAACATCAAGGGACCGGAGCTGCTGAACAAGTACGTGGGCGAGACCGAGCGTCAGATCCGGCTCGTCTTCCAGCGTGCCCGAGAGAAGGCGGAGGAGGGCGTCCCGGTCATCGTCTTCTTCGACGAGATGGACTCGCTGTTCCGCACGCGCGGGACGGGGATCAGCTCGGACATCGAGTCGACGATCGTGCCGCAGCTCCTCGCGGAGATCGACGGCGTCGAGGCGCTGCGCGACGTCATCGTCATCGGGGCCTCCAACCGCGAGGACCTCATCGACCCCGCGATCTTGCGGCCGGGACGGCTCGACGTGAAGATCAAGATCGAGCGGCCCGACGAGGCCGCCGCGCAGCAGATCTTCGCCCGCTACCTCACGGCCGACCTGCCGCTCGACGCGTCGGAGGTGGCCTCCCTCGGCGGCGGGGACCCGGCCAAGGCGGTCCAGGTGATGATCGAGCGCACGGTCCAGGAGATGTACCGGGCCGACGACGCCAACCGCTTCCTCGAGGTCACGTACCAGAACGGGGACAAGGAGGTCCTCTACTTCAAGGACTTCGCATCCGGGGCGATGATCGAGAACATCGTCCGTCGTGCGAAGAAGCTGGCCATCAAGCGGACGCTCGCTGGCAACGGGCGGGGGATCCGCCTCGAGGACCTGCTCGAGTCGATCAAGCAGGAGTACAAGGAGAACGAGGACCTTCCGAACACCACGAACCCCGACGACTGGGCCAAGATCTCCGGCAAGAAGGGTGAGCGGATCGTCTACGTGCGGACGATCTTCGACCACGGCGACAACAAGCCGAGCGGCCGGGCGATCGAGCGTGTCGGCACGGGCCAGTACCTCTAG